In the Larus michahellis chromosome 6, bLarMic1.1, whole genome shotgun sequence genome, one interval contains:
- the HTR7 gene encoding 5-hydroxytryptamine receptor 7 isoform X4, which yields MVLALNGSHLYGNLRPLVLEDPRALSGGGRMIAGSWPPRSLAKLGPSPPPSALPTASPLPANDSQCGEQILSYGNVEKVVIGAVLSLITLLTIAGNCLVVISVCFVKKLRQPSNYLIVSLALADLSVALAVMPFVSVTDLIGGEWIFGRLFCNVFIAMDVMCCTASIMTLCVISIDRV from the exons ATGGTCCTCGCCCTCAACGGCAGCCACCTCTACGGTAACCTCCGGCCCCTGGTCCTGGAGGACCCGCGGGCGCTGAGCGGCGGCGGTAGGATGATCGCCGGCTCCTGGCCCCCGCGCAGCCTGGCGAAGCTCGGCCCGTCGCCCCCCCCGTCGGCGCTGCCCACGGCGAGCCCCCTCCCCGCCAACGACTCCCAGTGCGGGGAGCAGATCCTCAGCTACGGCAACGTGGAGAAAGTTGTCATCGGGGCCGTCCTCTCCCTCATCACCCTGCTGACCATCGCCGGCAACTGCCTGGTGGTCATCTCCGTCTGCTTCGTGAAGAAGCTGCGGCAGCCCTCCAACTATCTCATCGTCTCGCTGGCCCTGGCCGACCTCTCGGTGGCCCTGGCCGTCATGCCCTTCGTCAGCGTGACCGACCTCATCGGCGGCGAGTGGATCTTCGGGCGCCTCTTCTGCAACGTCTTCATCGCCATGGACGTCATGTGCTGCACGGCCTCCATCATGACTCTCTGCGTGATAAGTATCGACAG GGTTTAA
- the RPP30 gene encoding ribonuclease P protein subunit p30 isoform X2, with amino-acid sequence MAGFADLNLPQGPDKKSLQSLLEAAAHLGYSAVALNHVIDFKEKKQEIVKPVSPSELFPSLPIVQGTSKRIKVLTRLTLVVSDPSHCNLLRSTSANIRLYDIIAVFPKTEKLFHIACTTLDVDLVCINVTEKLPFYFRRPPVNMAIDRGIYFELLYTPAIKDSTIRRYTISNAISLMQICKGKNIVISSAAERPLELRGPYDVANLGLLFGLSESEAKAAVSTNCRATMLHGETRKSACGVVYTVKKPRKAEEEETTLPACKKVKTQA; translated from the exons ATGGCCGGCTTCGCCGACTTGAACCTCCCGCAGGGGCCGGACAAGAAgtccctgcagagcctgctgGAGGCCGCAGCGCACC TGGGATATTCTGCAGTTGCTCTTAATCATGTCATcgattttaaagaaaagaaacag gAAATCGTCAAGCCAGTATCTCCTTCAGAGTTATTTCCATCTTTGCCTATTGTACAA ggGACATCTAAAAGAATTAAAGTCTTAACCCGGCTAACACTTGTTGTTTCTGATCCTTCCCACTGTAATCTCTTG AGATCAACATCTGCAAATATAAGGTTATATGACATCATAGCAGTATTTCCAAAGACTGAGAAGCTGTTCCAC ATTGCTTGCACAACTCTAGATGTGGATCTGGTATGCATAAATGTAACAGAAAAGCTGCCATTCTACTTCCGAAGGCCCCCTGTGAATATG GCAATAGATCGAGGCATTTACTTTGAACTTCTTTACACGCCTGCCATCAAAGACTCCACAATAAGAAGATACACAATTTCAAATGCGATCAGCCTGATGCAGATCTGCAAAGGAAAG aacaTTGTTATATCTAGTGCAGCTGAAAGG cctCTAGAACTACGAGGTCCTTACGACGTGGCTAATCT AGGTTTGCTGTTCGGCCTGTCAGAAAGCGAAGCCAAGGCAGCCGTGTCTACCAACTGTAGAGCCACCATGCTTCATGGAG AAACTCGGAAGAGTGCCTGTGGGGTAGTGTACACAGTGAAGAAACCTCGcaaggctgaggaggaagaaacaacaCTGCCAGCCTGCAAAAAAGTTAAGACTCAAGCTTGA
- the RPP30 gene encoding ribonuclease P protein subunit p30 isoform X1, whose product MSLTIFPKKSHQQDQTRAKSLGTPTPSIHVHKALPSKRGCQGWGILKGKQIFFILRHFLGELIFRKKNNVKVGYSAVALNHVIDFKEKKQEIVKPVSPSELFPSLPIVQGTSKRIKVLTRLTLVVSDPSHCNLLRSTSANIRLYDIIAVFPKTEKLFHIACTTLDVDLVCINVTEKLPFYFRRPPVNMAIDRGIYFELLYTPAIKDSTIRRYTISNAISLMQICKGKNIVISSAAERPLELRGPYDVANLGLLFGLSESEAKAAVSTNCRATMLHGETRKSACGVVYTVKKPRKAEEEETTLPACKKVKTQA is encoded by the exons ATGTCCTTAACCATTTTCCCTAAAAAAAGTCATCAGCAGGACCAAACTAGGGCAAAATCTTTGGGGACTCCAACACCAAGTATTCATGTGCATAAAGCTCTGCCATCGAAGAGGGGTTGTCAGGGCTGGGGTATATTAAaaggcaaacagatttttttcatcttaaggCACTTTTTGGGTGAattaatcttcagaaaaaaaaataacgtgaAAG TGGGATATTCTGCAGTTGCTCTTAATCATGTCATcgattttaaagaaaagaaacag gAAATCGTCAAGCCAGTATCTCCTTCAGAGTTATTTCCATCTTTGCCTATTGTACAA ggGACATCTAAAAGAATTAAAGTCTTAACCCGGCTAACACTTGTTGTTTCTGATCCTTCCCACTGTAATCTCTTG AGATCAACATCTGCAAATATAAGGTTATATGACATCATAGCAGTATTTCCAAAGACTGAGAAGCTGTTCCAC ATTGCTTGCACAACTCTAGATGTGGATCTGGTATGCATAAATGTAACAGAAAAGCTGCCATTCTACTTCCGAAGGCCCCCTGTGAATATG GCAATAGATCGAGGCATTTACTTTGAACTTCTTTACACGCCTGCCATCAAAGACTCCACAATAAGAAGATACACAATTTCAAATGCGATCAGCCTGATGCAGATCTGCAAAGGAAAG aacaTTGTTATATCTAGTGCAGCTGAAAGG cctCTAGAACTACGAGGTCCTTACGACGTGGCTAATCT AGGTTTGCTGTTCGGCCTGTCAGAAAGCGAAGCCAAGGCAGCCGTGTCTACCAACTGTAGAGCCACCATGCTTCATGGAG AAACTCGGAAGAGTGCCTGTGGGGTAGTGTACACAGTGAAGAAACCTCGcaaggctgaggaggaagaaacaacaCTGCCAGCCTGCAAAAAAGTTAAGACTCAAGCTTGA